The sequence GCGAGCGGCGGGGGTCGAGTCCGGCGGGGCGCCGAGCGAGACGGGGGCTCCGTCCCAGGCGACGCCTACTTGCGCGGCCTGCATCTCCTGCAGGCGGAGGTAGAGCATGCGGAGTTCCTGGTCTCCGTCCGCGAGCGGCAGTGCACCGGCGCGGTCCTCGTCGGCTTCGAGGGCGGAGGCAAGATCGGCGGCGCCCCCCTCGGCGGCGACCTCCTCGGCCAAGGCGAGTCGGCGCTCGGCGACGGTGCTGAAGCCAGCGGTGGGCGGCGGAGCCGATGCCACCTGCTGACGGGCCTGCGACGCGCCGGTCCGCGCGGCACGGGGCGGCTCTGCCGAGGCAATGGGCTCGGCGGCGGCCGGCGGTGCAGACGCCGCGGGGGCAGCATCGGCGACGGCACCAGATACGGGTCCAGCCTCCTGCTCTGCGGCTTCCGTCTCTTCCGCGATGACCGGAGCCTCGGCCCGTTCTGCGAGTGGCGGGGCCAGCGCGTCTTGCACCGGCGAGGTGCCATCGGGCCAGAGCCCGATGCTGAGGGCGAGCACGAGCGCGAACGCCGCGCTGAGCCCGGCGGCGGCTCCGCGGCGAACGCCGCGGCGGGCCGGACGGTCGGCGGCGCGCCCGGCAGCGGCAGCCACCGGCGCGGTTCGAGTCGCGCGGGACGAACCGGCAGCGGCCACGACAGCGTCGACGAGGGACGGAGCCGGGCGCTGGGGCGGTAGGGCGTCCAGGCCCGCTTTCACCTCGGACAGGGCGGCGGCTTCGGCCTGCGCCGCGGGTGCGGCGAGGGCAGCAGCAGCCTCACCGTACACGGTGCGGACGGGGTCGAGCGCAGCGGTTCCGGCGGCAGCGGCCAGGACCGCATGGAGGGTGGCTGCGTCCGGGCGCTGCGGTGGGAGGGCGTCGAGGCCCGCCTTCACCTCGGACAGGGCGGCAGCCTCGGCCTGCGCCGCGGGCGTGGCGAGGGTGCCGGGCTCTTCCTCGTAGACTGTCCGGACCGGGCCGAGCGCGTCGGCTCCGGCGGCAGCGGCCAAGACCGCATGGAGGGTGGCTGCGTCCGGGCGCTGCGGCGGTAGGGCGTCGAGGGCGGTCTTCATCTCGGCCAGCCGCGCGGACTCGGCTTCAGCAGCGGTGCCGAGGGGCGGCCCCTCGGTGCCAGGCTCGCCGTAGGCGCGCCGGATGGCGTTCAACTCGTCGTGCATGAGGGTAGCGTTCGGGTCAGAGGCCGGGGGTGTGGGTTAGTTGCGGGCCGCGTCGGGGATGAGGGTCTTGCGGAGGTTGATGAGCGCGTAGCGCATCCGCCCCAGCGCGGTGTTGATCGAAACGTCGGTGATCTCGGCGATCTCGCGGAAGGTGAGCTCCGACTCGTGGCGGAGTAGAACGACCTCGCGCTGCTCCGGCGGGAGCAGCTCGATGGCCGCCCGAAGCTCTTCGACGCGACCGGCGAGGTCGAGCGTCTCGATGGCGTCGGGGCCTTCGGCGGGAAGCCGGTCAAAGAACGAGGTGCCCCCGTCGTCGCCCGCGTCCACGTCCTGCCACTTCTTGCGGCTGCGGATATGGTCGAGCGCGGCGTTGCGGGCGATGCGCATCACCCAGCCCAGCCAGCGGCCCTGCTTCTCGTAGGACCCGCGTCGCTTCTGCATCGCCGCGACCGCGCGGAGGAACGTCTCTTGGAAGAGATCGCTCGCCACCTCGCGGTCGCGGATCATCCCCACTAGGAAGCCGAAGATGCGCTCCTGGTGGCGTTCGACGAGCGTGCGGAAGGCGCGCTCATCGCCCTGGTCGATGTAGGCTGCGACGAGGTCTTCGTCGGGCAGGTGCTCCATGCGGCGTAGGCTAGCGGCTAGGCTGTGCGGCGCACGCTCGGGTAACGGCGTCCGCTCCGGGGTTATTGTGCGGTGCGCCGGCCGCCCCGTCGGCGACCGGACGGAAAAGATACTCTCACCCGGCTTGCCCGTATACTTCGGCCCCGGCACCACTCCCTTTCGACCGCTTTGCTATGCCCGCTCGCCTTCTCGCCGCGCTGCTTTTCATCGCCACCCTCGGGTCGGCCCAGGCGCAAGACACGCCCTGGTACGAGTCCGACCCGCTGCCCCAGACCATGACGCCCGAGGAGGAGTTGCGCCGCGACGAGATCGGGCTCGGCTTTGCGCGCTCCGCGCCCCCGCCCGGCCCGGTCCGCAACATCGCCGAGTTCGAGCGCAGCGAGGCCGTGCTCGTCCGCTACCCGCTCGGCATTCCGCTGAACCTGGTGGCGGCGCTCTCCGAGCATGTCCGCGTCATCACGACCGTGGCGAGCGCGTCCCAGGAGAACCAGGCCCGCAGCGCCTACCAGAATGCGGGCGTCACCATGGCCAACGCCGACTTTCTCCGCGCCCGGACCAACTCGATCTGGACCCGGGACTACGGCCCGTTCTACGTCGCCGACGGCAACCGCGAGATCAGCGTCATCGATTTCATCTACAACCGCCCGCGCCCCAATGACAACGCGGTCCCCAGCGCCCTGGCCGCGCACCTCGGCACGCCGCTCTACGCGATGGACCTCGTCCACACCGGCGGCAACTACATGACCGACGGCCGGGGCGTCTCCGCCTCGACCGACCTCGTGTGGTCGGAGAACGGCTTCAACGAGGCGCTCGTGCTCCAGACCATGCGCGACTACCTCGGGATCGACACCTACCACGTCACTGACGATCCGCAGGGGGCTTACATCCAGCACATCGACACATGGGGCAAGTTTCTGGACGTGGACAAGGTGGTCATCACCCAGGTGCCAACCTCAGACTCTCGCTACCAGGACTACGAGGACGTGGCGGCCTACTTCGCCGCGCAGCCCAGCGCCTACGGCACGCCCTACCAGGTCTACCGCGTCTACAGCCCGAGCGGGCAGCCCTACGCGAACGCGCTCATCGTCAACGACCGGGTCTACGTTCCGATCTCGAACTCCTCGTGGGACGACGACGCCCTCGACGTGTACCGCGCGGCGATGCCGGGCTACGAGGTCCTCGGCTTCGCCGGAAGCTGGCTCTCGACCGACGCGCTGCACTGCCGCATCAAAGAGGTCGCCGACACGGGCCTGCTCTCGCTCCAGCACCAGCCGCTCGCAGGCGAGATCGGGTACCAGCCCGAGGTCGCCCTCGACGTGGAGATCGTCCCGTACAGCGGGCAACCGCTCCTGAGCGACGAACTGTTCCTCGTCTACCAGGCCGAGGGCGCGCCGTTCGACACGCTCGCGCTCCAGCCGGCCGGGGGCGACACCTTCTCGGCGGCGCTCCCGCTTCCGGCGAGCGGCGGCGAGGTGGCCTACTACTTCTCGGCCGCTGACGCCTCGGGGCGCACCGAGCGCTTCCCGCTCGTCGGGCCGGCCGGGGCGCGCAGGTTTACGGTCCAGCCCGCCTCCGGCTGCGCGCAGCGCCTGACGGCCACGCTCGACGACGCGACCGCCGCGCCCGGCGAGGCGATTACGTTCACCGTCACGGTGTCGAACGACGCCTCCACGGCGGCCCCGGTCGACCTGTGGCTGGACGCGACCGGCCCGGTGAGCGCGACGCTCGACCTGGGCAGCGGCACACTCCCGCCCGGAGCCGAGGTCACGCGCATGGTCCGCGTCCGCGTGCCCGGCAGCGCGCCGTTCGGCACCTACAGCCTGGCCTTGAACCTGGGCGACGCCGCCGCTGGCGTAGTGTGCGACACCGAGCCGTTCAGCCTCGCCGTCTCGGGCGACGCGCTCGGCGCGGGCCGCACCTTCGAGGTCGAGCAGAACTTCTTCGCCGCGCGTGCGGCCATCGCCGGGACGGTGCGCCTCGCGCCCAACCCCTTCGCGCAGCGCACGACGCTCACCTTCGACGCCAACACCGACGCCGACGCGCGGCTCGCCGTCTACGACGTGCTCGGCCGCGAGGTCGCTGTCGTGCTCGACGGGCCGGTCGAGGCGGGCACCCACCGGGCGGCGTTCGACGCCTCGGGCCTCGCCGCGGGCGTCTACGTCTACCGTCTCATCCTGGGAGACACCGTGCAGGCCGGGCGGATGACGCTGGTGCGGTAGGGTGCGCCCGCAGGAGCCCATCGTAGAGGCTCGCGCCCTTGCGCTTCGGTGTCGGAGGGAGCACCTGCCCGGAACCGAGCCTGGGGTTCTGGCCCGGCCCCAACGCGTCCTACCTCCCGGCGCGCTCCTGTGCTTCGGCGTAGCGTAACTCTGCCGATAGTACACTTTGGTGCAGCGCAGAGGCCGACGCTGCCCGCCGTGCTCTCCGCTTTTCCTGGAACAGGTCTCCGCTTTTCCTGGAACAGGTCTCCCCCGCATGCCGCGCTTTTCCTCCCTCTGGGCTCACCTCGACCACCGCCGGGCTATCAGGCCGGTAGTCGCACTGCTCGTTGGCGTGACGGCCGTGCTCGTGCTCTTTCTCTGGCTGACCGTCACCGTCCTCGGGACCGTCGAGGCCTACGTCCAGGCGGAGGCACGCTACGTCAAGGGACTGCTCGCTGCCAGCCACCGCCTCTCGACCTACGCCTCGACGGGCAACGACGAGAAGTACCAGGCGTTCGAGCAGGCACTCGTTCACCCACAGGCCTACGGCGAGGCCCGGCTCGCCCTCCAGCGCGGCGACAAGCCTGCCGCCCGCGCCGCCCTCGTCCGAGGCGACGTGCCGCCGACCGAAGTCGGCTCGGTGGTGACACTGTTCGCCTTCCTCGAGCGAGTTCCTGCGCTCCAGCCCACCGTCGCGCTGTGGGCGGAGGCCGACGAGATGACGGCGCAGATGACGACCCTCGGCGCTGAGGCTCGGATCCGCGTCGACGCTGGCGAGGCCGGGGACGGCCTCGCTGCCGACATAGCGCCCCGGGCGACGGCCCTCTCGTACGCGGTGGACGCGCTGGGCGTCCGGTTCTCTACGCTTCTGGCTGACACCTCCCGGTTGGTCCGGCAGGTGCTCGTCGGCCTGGGAGTCGCACTGGCGCTCCTCCTCGTCCTGCTCGCGCTCTGGCCGATCCTCCGGCTCTTACGCCAGGTCGACATCTCTAGCGCCCGCTTCCGCCAACTCGTTCAGCACGCCACCGACATCACGACCGTCCTCGGGCCGGGGGGTCGCATCGTGTACCAGAGCCCCTCGGCGGCGTCCGTGCTCGGGCGCTCCCCCGAGAGCTTCCTCGGCCGTCTCGCCGCCGACACCGTGCACCCCGACGACCGCGCCTCCGTCGAGGCCGCTTTCGACCGAGCGGTGACCGAGGACACCGTCACGGTCCAGTTCCGGGCGCTTCGGGCCGACGGCAGCGCGGTGACGCTGGAGAGCTCGATCGTCAACCTGCTGGACGACCCCGCCGTACGCGGCGTCGTCGTCAACTCCCGCGATGTCGGGGACCGCGAGGCGAAAGTCGCCGCCGAGCACGCCCGTGCGCTCGCCGAGGAGAAGGCCCGCGCCAAGAGTGCGTTCCTGGCCAACATGAGCCACGAGATCCGCACCCCCATGAACGGCGTCATCGGCATGACCTCGCTGCTCCTGGACACCGACCTGGACGCCGAGCAGGCCGACTTCGTCGACACCATCCGAAGCTCCGGCGACGCGCTGCTGACGCTCATCAACGACATCCTTGACTTCTCCAAGATCGAGGCCGGGAAGATCGACCTAGAGATACAACCGTTTGAAGTGCGCACGGTCGTCGAGGAGGCGCTCGACCTCGTCGCCCCGAGCGCCGCCAGCAAGGAGATCGAGCTGGCTTACACGGTCGACGACGGCGTGCCGCGCCGCGCCCTGGGCGACGTCACCCGCGTCCGGCAGGTCCTCGTCAACCTCCTCTCGAACGCGGTCAAGTTCACCGACGAGGGGGGGGTCTGCGTCCGCGTCACGGCTGCCCCGCCCCACACCGAAGACGGGGACGAGACCGTCCTCCGCTTTGCCGTCGAAGACACAGGCATCGGGATCGGGCCGGCCAAGCTCGAGGCCGTCTTCGAGAGTTTCGTGCAGGCCGACGCCTCAACGACGCGCAAGTACGGCGGCACCGGCCTCGGGCTGGCCATCTGCCGTCAGCTTGCCGAACTGATGGGCGGCGAGGTCGGTGCCGAGAGCGAGCTAGGCGTCGGCTCTGCCTTCTGGATCGCGTTCCCGGCCGTCGTTGTCCACGGCGAGCCAGAGGTGTTCATGGCCGCGCGCCCGGCCGCGCTCGCCGGCCGCCGCACGCTCGTCGTTGACGACCACGCGGTCAACCGCGAGATCCTCGTCCGGCTCGCCGAGCGCTGGGGCATGCCGACCGTGGCCGTGGACTCGGGGAGCGCGGCCCTCGCCGCGCTCGATGCGGGGGCGGCCTCCGGCGAGGCACCGCCGGAGATTGTCCTGCTCGACATGCAGATGCCCGACATGGACGGCATCACTACGGCCCAGGCCCTGCGCGCCCGCTTCGGGGACGGCCCGACGATCATACTGCTGACCTCGGTGGCGCGCGACGCGCAGCTCCGCCAGGACGCCGAGCGAGCCGGCATCGACGCCGTGCTCTACAAGCCGACCAAGCCCGCCGCACTCTACGCTGCCCTCGCGGCGCGCTTCCAGCAGACCACCTCGTACGCAGCACCACCCTCAACGACCAGCGAACAGATCAGCGAAGCTGAGGCCCCGACGCCGTCGCCGCTCCGCATCCTCGTCGCCGAGGACAACGTCGTCAACCAGAAGGTGGTACTTCGCCTCCTCTACCGGCTCGGCTACCGGGCCGACCTCGCCGCCGACGGCGAAGAGGCCGTCGCGGCGGTGCTCGGCCGACCGGCCGACCGGCCCTACGACGTGGTACTGATGGACGTCCAAATGCCGCGCGTGGACGGGCTGGAGGCCACCCGCCGCATCCGCGCTGCCGGCGGCCTCGCCCAGCCGCACGTCGTCGCGCTCACGGCTAACGCGATGGAAGGCGACCGCGAGATGTGCCTCGCCGCCGGGTGCGACGCCTACCTCCCGAAGCCCATCGACCGCGAGTCACTCGGCGTGCTACTCGCCGAAGCGCCGTCGGCGATGCCGGCCCCCGCAGCAGACGCCTCGCCCCTCGCCGCCTGACCGGGCCGCTCAGAGGACCGCGTCGAGGGCCTGGCCGAGCCGCTCGACGGGCTGCACCTTGAGGCCGTCCGGGAAGCTCGCTCCCTTGCGGTTGGACTTCGGGAGGAGGACCTGCTCGAAGCCGAGCTTGTGGACCTCGGCCGCGCGCGCCTCGATCCGGCTCACGGCCCGCACCTCGCCCCCGAGCCCGACCTCGCCGACAACGACCGTCTGGCTGTCGGCCGGCACGTCGCGGAAGCTCGACGCGACGGCGAGCGCCACGCCGAGGTCGACGGCCGGCTCGTCGAGGCGGACGCCGCCGGCGACGTTGAGGAACACGTCTTGCTGCGAGAGCCGCATCCCCTCGCGCTTTTCGAGCACCGCGAGGAGCATCTGGAGCCGCTTCGGGTCGAAGCCCGTCGCCGTGCGCTGCGGGGTGCCGTAGCTCGCGGGCGTGACGAGTGCCTGGATCTCCACGAGGATCGGGCGCGTCCCCTCGACGGCGCAGACGATCGCCGAGCCGCTCGCGCCGTACTGGCGCTCGGAGAGGAAAATCTCGCTCGCGTTCTCGACCTCGCGCAGCCCGGCCTCGCGCATCTCGAACAGGCCCAGTTCGCCCGAGGCGCCGAAGCGGTTTTTGACCGTCCGCAGGATGCGGTAGGCGTGGTGCCGGTCGCCCTCGAAGTAGACGACGGTATCGACCATGTGCTCCAGGACGCGCGGCCCGGCGATGCTCCCGGCCTTCGTGACGTGCCCGACGAGGAACGTCGCCGTGGCGAGCCGCTTGGTGAGCGCGAGGAGCGCGGCGGTCGACTCCCGCACCTGGCTGACCGAGCCGGGCGCGCTCGTCAGGTCCGGCCGGTAGACGGTCTGGATCGAGTCGACGACGAGGACGTCGGGGCCGATGTCCTGCACGGCGGCGACGATCTCCTCGACGTTGGTCTCGGCGAGGAGGAAGAACTCGCCGGTGTCGACGCCGAGGCGCTGGGCGCGGAGCTTGACCTGGCGCGCCGACTCCTCGCCGGTGACGTAGAGCACGGTGTGCGCCGGCAGGAACCGCCCGAGCTCCGTCATGAGCGTCGACTTCCCGATCCCGGGGTCGCCGGCCACAAGCGTGAGCGACCCGAGCATGATGCCGCCGCCCATCACGCGGTCGAACTCCCCCAGCCCGGTTACGAGCCGCGGCTGCTCGGCCACCTCGACGTCGGTGATGCGCTGCGCCTTCGAGCCGGTCGTCCCCCGCCCGAACGTCGGGACGATCTGCATGACCGGGGCCTTGACCGACGAGCGCTCGGTCTCCTCGACGAACGAGTTCCAGGCCTGGCACTCGGGGCACTTGCCCATCCAGCGGTGAGCGACGTGGCCGCACTCCTGGCAGGTAAAAATGGTTTTAGGCTTTGCCATGTACCTTCCGGTGTTCGGTGTGACGAGGTTCTTCACGCAACGATGTGCCGAGCCGCGACGTTAAGCCCCGACCGCCAGTATACCTCACCCCCTGTGACACCGCATGGTCGCGCTCATCCGCCACCGGACGGACGCTTTCTTCACCGGCCTCGGCCGGTTCGGGCTGCTCCTCGGCAGCGCCTTCAGCGGGACGGCCCACCTCCGGCTCTACTACCGCAACCTCACCGAGCAGTTCGTCCGCGTCGGGATCGACTCGCTCCCGATCGTGGCCCTCGCCTCGGCGTTCACCGGGGCCGTCGCGGCGGTGCAGTCGATCTACCAGCTCGAGGGCTCGTTCTACCTCCCGAAGACGGCCGTCGGCTCGTTCGTGACGACGAGCGTGATCCTCGAACTGGGCGCGCTCATCGCGGCGTTCATCCTCGCGGGCCGCGTCGGGGCGCGGATCGCGGCCGAGCTCGGGACGATGCGGGTGACGGAGCAGATCGATGCCCTGGAGGCGATGGGGCTCAACTCGGCGAGCTACCTCGTCCTCCCGCGCATCCTGGCGGGCGTGCTGATGTTCCCGCTGATCTACGTCGTCGCCTGCACGGTCGGGATCGGGATGGGGCTGATCGTGGGCGAGGCGACGGGCGTGATCTCGACCCAGACGTTCATCGACGGGGCGCGCCTCCTGTTCCGGCCCTACGACGTGTTCTTCGGCGTCGTCAAGTCGCTCGCCTTCGGGTTCGCCATCACGAGCGTCTCGTGCTACTACGGCTACTACACCTCCGGCGGGGCCGAGGGCGTGGGCCGCAGCACCACCCAGGCGACGGTGATGTCGTGCGTCTTCGTCCTCCTCGCCGACTACGTCCTGGCGGTGATTATGCTTTGACCGCTCCCGGCTTTCAGCTTCCGGCTGTCAGCCCTTTTCCTGGCCGAAAGCCAATAGCCGAACGCTGACAGCCAACAGCCCCATGATCGAAATCCAGCACCTCTCGAAGAGCTTCAGCGGGCGGCCCGTGCTCGAGGACGTGTCGCTCACGATCCGCGACGCAGAGACGTTCGCGGTGATCGGGCGGAGCGGGTCGGGCAAGAGCGTGCTGCTGAAGCACATCATCGGGCTGCTCACGCCGGACACGGGGCAGGTGCTGATCGACGGGACCGACCTCCACGCGCTCTCCTACGCCGACCTCCGGCAGATCCGGCAGCAGTTCGGCGTCCTCTTCCAGGGCGGAGCCCTCTTCGACTCGATGTCGGCGCTCGACAACGTGGCGTTCCCGCTGAGGACGTTCACGCGGCAGTCCGAGGCCGAGATCATGGACCGCGCCCACTGGTGCCTGAGCGAGGTCAAGCTCCCCGACGTCGGCCCGAAGAAGCCGAGCGAGCTCTCGGGCGGGATGCAGAAGCGCGTCGCCCTCGCCCGCGCCGTCGCCCTGGAGCCGAAGTACATCCTCTACGACGAGCCGACGAGCGGCCTCGACCCGCAGACCTCGGCGACGATCAACGACCTCATCGTCCAGCTCGCCGAGACGCTCTGCGCCACGAGCATCGTCATCACGCACGACATGAACTCCGTCCTCGCGATCGCCGACCGCGCCGGGTTCATCCACGAGCGCCGCCTCCACTGGACCGGCACGATGGACGACCTCCGCTGCTGCGCCGACCCCGACACCCTCGCCTTCGTCAAGGCGAGCGAATATGTAATTTGAAGCTCTCGGCTGTTGGCTTTTAGCTGGCAGCCTGTTCTCCTGAGAGCCGAAAGCCAATAGCCGACAGCCCCTCACCCCATGCAATACGGCAACGAGTTCAAAGTCGGCGTCGCGATCACGGTCGCGGCGCTCATCGTGTTTTTCGGCATCCGCTACCTCGCGGGGCTACCTGTCTTCGGCGCGGGCTACGAACTCACCGCAGTCTTCGAGGACACCGAGGGGCTCGCGTCCGGGAATCCTGTCGAGGTCAGCGGCGTGCAGGTCGGGACGGTGCGCGAGGTGGCGCTGCTGCCCGGTGCCCGCGAGGCCCGCGCCGTGCTCTCGATCACGAGCGACGTCTCATTCCCGCGCGGCTCGCTCGCCCGCGTCAGCGGGTTCTCCGCCCTCGGCGACGTCGGCGTGGCGATCGAGCCGGGCGATCCTGCCGCGCCGCCGCTCGAGGACGGCGACCAACTCGTGACCAAGCCCGCGTCGGACATCATCGGCCTCGTCCAGAACAACGCCGAGCGCCTCTTCGGAAGCGTCGACACGCTCCTCACCGGGGCCGCCGGGACGTTCATGAACGTCGACAACCTCCTTGCCGAGAACGGCGACCTCAGCGAGACCGTACGCCAGCTCCGGATCGCCTCGTCGTCGGCGAACCGGCTCCTGACCTCGCAGCAGGACCAGATCGCCGCGACGCTCGCCAGCCTCCGCCGCACGACCGAGAGCGTCGGCGTCCTCACCGAGCAGGCTGGGGCTTTCGCCGACGAGAACGCCGACTCGCTCGCCCTGACGATCCAGCGCCTCAACGGCGCGCTCGCCGGCGTCGAGGCCAGCCTCGCCTCGTTCGAGGCGACCTCCACCCAACTCGACGCCCTCCTCGCTAAGCTCGACAGCGGCGAGGGCACGCTCGGCCTGATGCTCAACGACCCGACGCTCTACGAGAACCTCAACACGACCGCCACGAACCTGAACCAACTCATCCTCGAGTTCCAGGCCGACCCCAAGCGGTTCCTCAAAGACCTCCGCCTCGTGGATGTGTTTTGAATCCAGGGTCGGGAGGTCCGGGGCCGAGAGTCATGTGTCTGAGAAGCGTCTGCATTTTAGCACTTGCCTTTTTGGCCGCGCCAGAGGCCGAAGCCTGTGGCTGTGGCGACAACAGGCCGTGGAGCGAAGTCGCGGACAGCAGCGATGTGCTCTTTACCGGGCGAATGATTAGTCATCGCTCGGTCTACGCATTCGACCGATTTCCATGG comes from Bacteroidota bacterium and encodes:
- a CDS encoding agmatine deiminase family protein; translation: MPARLLAALLFIATLGSAQAQDTPWYESDPLPQTMTPEEELRRDEIGLGFARSAPPPGPVRNIAEFERSEAVLVRYPLGIPLNLVAALSEHVRVITTVASASQENQARSAYQNAGVTMANADFLRARTNSIWTRDYGPFYVADGNREISVIDFIYNRPRPNDNAVPSALAAHLGTPLYAMDLVHTGGNYMTDGRGVSASTDLVWSENGFNEALVLQTMRDYLGIDTYHVTDDPQGAYIQHIDTWGKFLDVDKVVITQVPTSDSRYQDYEDVAAYFAAQPSAYGTPYQVYRVYSPSGQPYANALIVNDRVYVPISNSSWDDDALDVYRAAMPGYEVLGFAGSWLSTDALHCRIKEVADTGLLSLQHQPLAGEIGYQPEVALDVEIVPYSGQPLLSDELFLVYQAEGAPFDTLALQPAGGDTFSAALPLPASGGEVAYYFSAADASGRTERFPLVGPAGARRFTVQPASGCAQRLTATLDDATAAPGEAITFTVTVSNDASTAAPVDLWLDATGPVSATLDLGSGTLPPGAEVTRMVRVRVPGSAPFGTYSLALNLGDAAAGVVCDTEPFSLAVSGDALGAGRTFEVEQNFFAARAAIAGTVRLAPNPFAQRTTLTFDANTDADARLAVYDVLGREVAVVLDGPVEAGTHRAAFDASGLAAGVYVYRLILGDTVQAGRMTLVR
- a CDS encoding sigma-70 family RNA polymerase sigma factor; the protein is MEHLPDEDLVAAYIDQGDERAFRTLVERHQERIFGFLVGMIRDREVASDLFQETFLRAVAAMQKRRGSYEKQGRWLGWVMRIARNAALDHIRSRKKWQDVDAGDDGGTSFFDRLPAEGPDAIETLDLAGRVEELRAAIELLPPEQREVVLLRHESELTFREIAEITDVSINTALGRMRYALINLRKTLIPDAARN
- the radA gene encoding DNA repair protein RadA → MAKPKTIFTCQECGHVAHRWMGKCPECQAWNSFVEETERSSVKAPVMQIVPTFGRGTTGSKAQRITDVEVAEQPRLVTGLGEFDRVMGGGIMLGSLTLVAGDPGIGKSTLMTELGRFLPAHTVLYVTGEESARQVKLRAQRLGVDTGEFFLLAETNVEEIVAAVQDIGPDVLVVDSIQTVYRPDLTSAPGSVSQVRESTAALLALTKRLATATFLVGHVTKAGSIAGPRVLEHMVDTVVYFEGDRHHAYRILRTVKNRFGASGELGLFEMREAGLREVENASEIFLSERQYGASGSAIVCAVEGTRPILVEIQALVTPASYGTPQRTATGFDPKRLQMLLAVLEKREGMRLSQQDVFLNVAGGVRLDEPAVDLGVALAVASSFRDVPADSQTVVVGEVGLGGEVRAVSRIEARAAEVHKLGFEQVLLPKSNRKGASFPDGLKVQPVERLGQALDAVL
- a CDS encoding ABC transporter ATP-binding protein — its product is MIEIQHLSKSFSGRPVLEDVSLTIRDAETFAVIGRSGSGKSVLLKHIIGLLTPDTGQVLIDGTDLHALSYADLRQIRQQFGVLFQGGALFDSMSALDNVAFPLRTFTRQSEAEIMDRAHWCLSEVKLPDVGPKKPSELSGGMQKRVALARAVALEPKYILYDEPTSGLDPQTSATINDLIVQLAETLCATSIVITHDMNSVLAIADRAGFIHERRLHWTGTMDDLRCCADPDTLAFVKASEYVI
- a CDS encoding response regulator, producing MPRFSSLWAHLDHRRAIRPVVALLVGVTAVLVLFLWLTVTVLGTVEAYVQAEARYVKGLLAASHRLSTYASTGNDEKYQAFEQALVHPQAYGEARLALQRGDKPAARAALVRGDVPPTEVGSVVTLFAFLERVPALQPTVALWAEADEMTAQMTTLGAEARIRVDAGEAGDGLAADIAPRATALSYAVDALGVRFSTLLADTSRLVRQVLVGLGVALALLLVLLALWPILRLLRQVDISSARFRQLVQHATDITTVLGPGGRIVYQSPSAASVLGRSPESFLGRLAADTVHPDDRASVEAAFDRAVTEDTVTVQFRALRADGSAVTLESSIVNLLDDPAVRGVVVNSRDVGDREAKVAAEHARALAEEKARAKSAFLANMSHEIRTPMNGVIGMTSLLLDTDLDAEQADFVDTIRSSGDALLTLINDILDFSKIEAGKIDLEIQPFEVRTVVEEALDLVAPSAASKEIELAYTVDDGVPRRALGDVTRVRQVLVNLLSNAVKFTDEGGVCVRVTAAPPHTEDGDETVLRFAVEDTGIGIGPAKLEAVFESFVQADASTTRKYGGTGLGLAICRQLAELMGGEVGAESELGVGSAFWIAFPAVVVHGEPEVFMAARPAALAGRRTLVVDDHAVNREILVRLAERWGMPTVAVDSGSAALAALDAGAASGEAPPEIVLLDMQMPDMDGITTAQALRARFGDGPTIILLTSVARDAQLRQDAERAGIDAVLYKPTKPAALYAALAARFQQTTSYAAPPSTTSEQISEAEAPTPSPLRILVAEDNVVNQKVVLRLLYRLGYRADLAADGEEAVAAVLGRPADRPYDVVLMDVQMPRVDGLEATRRIRAAGGLAQPHVVALTANAMEGDREMCLAAGCDAYLPKPIDRESLGVLLAEAPSAMPAPAADASPLAA
- a CDS encoding MlaD family protein, producing MQYGNEFKVGVAITVAALIVFFGIRYLAGLPVFGAGYELTAVFEDTEGLASGNPVEVSGVQVGTVREVALLPGAREARAVLSITSDVSFPRGSLARVSGFSALGDVGVAIEPGDPAAPPLEDGDQLVTKPASDIIGLVQNNAERLFGSVDTLLTGAAGTFMNVDNLLAENGDLSETVRQLRIASSSANRLLTSQQDQIAATLASLRRTTESVGVLTEQAGAFADENADSLALTIQRLNGALAGVEASLASFEATSTQLDALLAKLDSGEGTLGLMLNDPTLYENLNTTATNLNQLILEFQADPKRFLKDLRLVDVF
- a CDS encoding ABC transporter permease; this encodes MVALIRHRTDAFFTGLGRFGLLLGSAFSGTAHLRLYYRNLTEQFVRVGIDSLPIVALASAFTGAVAAVQSIYQLEGSFYLPKTAVGSFVTTSVILELGALIAAFILAGRVGARIAAELGTMRVTEQIDALEAMGLNSASYLVLPRILAGVLMFPLIYVVACTVGIGMGLIVGEATGVISTQTFIDGARLLFRPYDVFFGVVKSLAFGFAITSVSCYYGYYTSGGAEGVGRSTTQATVMSCVFVLLADYVLAVIML